The following are from one region of the Vibrio parahaemolyticus genome:
- a CDS encoding DUF1800 domain-containing protein, with product MRRQKQNGISCWVLGFLAMLLCYAGSVSSEEDSANFVNARFLYQSTFGPTPALIDQVEEVGIESWIKQQLLLPATYHRPLYDTPFSKGAQANRENAWYQIVLTSEDQLRQRMAFALSQILVVSRYGGALSSKPTALVDYYDVLVKHAFGNYRDLLHEVAIHPAMGNYLSMMGSTKENTSTGALPDENFARELMQLFTLGLYELNLDGSVKRDPKTGKPLPTYSQTDIQELARALTGWKNSDTAFVEPMRVINSRHDTNEKTVLGTTIPAGLTAQEELSQVLDILMSHPNIAPFVSKFLIQRFVSSNPSPEYVARVARVFNNNGKGVKGDLSAVIRAVLLDNEAMGLTNTPPMKVKEPILVLTNFHRAAGFTLTAARYDGATTVMNTAEQGALRSPSVFNFYSPDYQPSNEFVQSGMVSPEYELLDWSVYTDLVNFMLSSTRSGGGDTYTLDFSELYSLLDDHEALVERVDERFFAGTASPELKALLLEVSDEYRTDYVPTTKLALVIFTAISGDEFYIQD from the coding sequence ATGAGACGTCAGAAACAAAATGGAATTTCTTGTTGGGTGCTAGGATTCTTAGCCATGTTGCTCTGCTATGCAGGGTCCGTTTCCTCAGAAGAGGATTCCGCTAACTTCGTCAATGCGCGCTTTCTTTATCAAAGTACGTTTGGACCAACGCCAGCCTTGATTGATCAAGTCGAAGAAGTTGGCATTGAAAGTTGGATCAAACAACAACTTCTTCTTCCGGCGACCTATCATCGTCCTCTCTACGACACTCCTTTTAGCAAAGGAGCACAAGCAAATCGAGAAAATGCTTGGTATCAAATTGTTCTCACATCAGAAGACCAGCTTCGTCAGCGAATGGCATTTGCGTTAAGCCAAATACTCGTGGTCTCGCGCTATGGCGGAGCACTATCGAGCAAGCCAACAGCCCTAGTGGACTACTACGATGTGTTGGTGAAGCATGCTTTTGGCAACTATCGTGATCTTCTACACGAAGTGGCCATCCACCCAGCGATGGGTAACTACCTATCAATGATGGGCAGCACTAAGGAAAATACTTCAACAGGCGCGCTACCGGATGAAAACTTTGCCAGAGAACTGATGCAGCTTTTTACGTTAGGACTTTACGAGCTAAACCTCGATGGCAGTGTAAAACGTGATCCTAAAACCGGAAAACCGCTGCCGACCTACTCTCAAACTGATATCCAAGAACTGGCCCGTGCGCTAACTGGTTGGAAAAATTCAGACACGGCATTTGTTGAACCCATGCGCGTGATAAACAGCCGACATGACACCAACGAAAAAACCGTGTTGGGAACAACCATTCCTGCGGGTTTGACCGCCCAAGAAGAGCTCTCACAAGTGCTGGATATATTGATGTCTCATCCTAACATTGCGCCATTTGTGTCGAAGTTTCTGATTCAACGATTCGTCTCTTCTAACCCAAGCCCGGAGTACGTTGCGCGAGTTGCTCGCGTATTCAACAACAACGGAAAAGGGGTTAAAGGTGATTTAAGCGCAGTGATCCGCGCGGTTTTACTTGATAACGAAGCCATGGGGTTAACCAACACGCCGCCAATGAAAGTGAAAGAGCCCATTTTGGTGCTCACTAACTTCCACCGAGCCGCAGGCTTTACACTTACCGCTGCGCGCTATGACGGAGCAACAACAGTGATGAACACCGCAGAACAAGGCGCACTGCGTTCTCCTTCAGTATTTAATTTCTACTCGCCAGACTATCAACCTTCGAATGAGTTTGTGCAATCAGGCATGGTGTCACCCGAATACGAATTGCTCGATTGGTCAGTGTATACCGATCTGGTCAATTTCATGCTCAGTAGCACTCGCTCGGGTGGTGGCGATACTTATACGCTGGACTTTAGCGAACTGTATTCCCTACTCGATGATCACGAAGCTCTCGTTGAGCGTGTCGATGAACGATTCTTTGCGGGCACGGCTTCGCCTGAACTCAAAGCGCTTTTGCTAGAAGTGTCGGATGAGTATCGAACCGATTACGTACCAACAACAAAACTCGCACTCGTTATCTTTACTGCGATTTCTGGCGATGAATTTTACATTCAGGATTAG
- a CDS encoding hydroxymethylglutaryl-CoA reductase, whose amino-acid sequence MPKLNQDNPVQSSALSDIETSSKIQSALEPKFHKPEKRLCLSPGLSDKHLARRWQVLEQVTNKDHLLDPFTQSHCDAYSNNIEHFVGTVNVPVGIAGPLRVNGLYANDDFLVPLATTEAALVASYNRGANLITAAGGASALLLSEGVSRTPVFAFNNLADAGQFVSWVVTQFEVFRQIAESTTSHGKLKDINVNIEGNHVYLVFEYVTGDASGQNMVTIATNEVFHHILATSPIKPTQAFLDGNLSGDKKPNAHTLRSVRGKKVSAEVTIPAELVEKYLHTTPESMVQFGKMTTVGGLLSGTIGVNAHYANALAALYIACGQDAACVAESAIGITRMDVDAQGNLYACVTLPNIMVGTVGGGTGLPTQKACLDILGLHGNGKAKALAEVAAALCLAGELSIVGAFCADHFSRAHHKLARK is encoded by the coding sequence ATGCCGAAGTTAAACCAAGATAACCCTGTTCAAAGCTCCGCCCTTTCCGATATCGAAACCAGCAGTAAGATTCAATCGGCATTAGAACCGAAGTTTCACAAGCCAGAGAAGCGTCTCTGCTTAAGCCCTGGCCTATCGGATAAGCATTTGGCGCGCCGTTGGCAAGTATTGGAACAAGTGACCAATAAAGATCATCTTCTTGATCCTTTCACGCAGTCACATTGCGACGCTTACTCCAACAACATCGAGCACTTCGTTGGTACTGTCAATGTGCCGGTCGGCATCGCAGGCCCTTTACGCGTCAACGGTTTGTATGCGAACGATGACTTTTTGGTTCCGTTAGCAACGACAGAAGCCGCGTTAGTCGCTTCCTACAACCGTGGCGCAAATCTTATTACCGCCGCTGGTGGTGCGAGCGCATTGTTACTGAGTGAAGGGGTGAGCCGAACACCAGTGTTCGCCTTTAATAACCTTGCCGACGCCGGCCAGTTCGTCAGTTGGGTTGTGACCCAATTTGAAGTATTTCGTCAAATAGCAGAATCCACCACCTCACATGGCAAACTCAAAGACATCAATGTAAATATCGAAGGAAACCACGTTTATTTGGTCTTTGAATACGTGACTGGTGACGCTTCCGGACAAAACATGGTGACCATCGCAACAAACGAAGTGTTCCATCATATTTTGGCGACCAGCCCAATCAAACCAACTCAAGCATTCTTGGATGGCAACTTATCAGGCGACAAAAAACCAAACGCGCACACGCTGCGATCGGTACGCGGTAAGAAAGTATCCGCCGAAGTGACCATTCCAGCAGAGTTGGTGGAAAAATATCTGCATACAACGCCGGAGTCTATGGTTCAATTTGGCAAAATGACAACGGTGGGCGGTTTACTCAGCGGGACAATTGGCGTCAACGCGCATTACGCAAACGCTCTTGCCGCGCTGTACATTGCTTGCGGTCAAGATGCAGCTTGCGTTGCAGAGTCTGCCATTGGTATCACTCGTATGGATGTGGACGCTCAAGGCAACTTGTACGCGTGCGTGACCTTGCCAAACATCATGGTGGGAACGGTTGGCGGGGGCACTGGCCTTCCTACGCAAAAAGCATGTTTGGATATTTTAGGTTTGCACGGCAACGGCAAAGCGAAAGCCTTAGCCGAAGTCGCAGCTGCGCTTTGTCTGGCTGGCGAACTCTCGATCGTTGGCGCATTTTGTGCCGATCACTTCTCCCGAGCTCATCATAAATTAGCGCGTAAATAA
- a CDS encoding DUF1501 domain-containing protein, with translation MDISRRNFLKSTASFGAIASLGLPGYSLAAPSNDFRALICVYLAGGNDAINTILPLSDFHYNQYANVRGSLSVAKNTIIPIGLNANDANNNAVPLGLHPKLSALAPLFQQSDANLVLNSGILNQPVTKQAIEQGDVPLPEQLFSHNSQTASWLRGGMDASTNLGWAGRMLDVLTSDAQITPLYSVHGDTLWLKAMEHRQTVLKKDKAVQLTAVGNPVYEEIYQKLLSQSADNPFSGHFNLMVDESMMMSNILAEQLKLIDDAPLFSSSTLGKQMQTVYKLIASQSALSQQRQVFFVKHTGYDLHDSQLARHPLLLEDLATNLNAMYRAVDKLGMSKNVTTFTMSDFGRRMTNNGNGTDHGWGGHQLLIGGAVNGSAPIGTWPELTLGGQDDYSKGRLIPAIAADQVGSTLSQWMGVSDNAALEYVFPNIRNFTTSNLGFMA, from the coding sequence ATGGACATTTCGAGACGCAACTTTTTAAAAAGCACCGCATCGTTTGGGGCGATCGCTTCACTCGGGTTGCCGGGTTATTCACTTGCCGCGCCTTCAAATGATTTCCGAGCGCTGATCTGTGTGTACTTAGCTGGCGGAAACGATGCGATTAATACCATATTGCCGTTATCTGATTTTCACTACAACCAGTACGCCAATGTGAGAGGATCTCTTTCTGTTGCCAAAAATACCATTATTCCCATTGGATTGAATGCGAACGACGCAAACAACAACGCCGTTCCGCTTGGGCTGCATCCTAAGTTGTCGGCACTTGCTCCACTATTCCAACAAAGCGATGCTAATTTGGTGCTCAATAGTGGCATTCTCAACCAACCTGTGACAAAGCAAGCCATCGAACAAGGTGATGTTCCACTGCCAGAGCAGCTGTTTTCTCACAACTCACAGACCGCATCTTGGCTGCGCGGTGGGATGGATGCTTCTACGAATTTAGGTTGGGCTGGACGCATGCTCGATGTGCTAACGTCAGACGCTCAAATCACACCGCTGTATAGTGTGCATGGCGATACGTTGTGGTTGAAGGCCATGGAGCACCGTCAGACCGTACTCAAAAAAGACAAAGCGGTTCAATTGACGGCGGTTGGAAATCCAGTTTACGAAGAGATTTATCAAAAACTGCTCTCACAAAGCGCAGATAACCCGTTCAGTGGGCATTTTAATTTGATGGTCGACGAATCCATGATGATGAGCAACATCCTCGCGGAGCAACTGAAACTGATCGACGACGCGCCTTTATTCTCCTCTTCTACGCTCGGCAAACAAATGCAGACCGTGTACAAATTGATCGCCAGCCAGAGTGCGCTTAGTCAGCAGCGACAAGTGTTCTTTGTAAAACATACAGGATACGACTTACATGACTCGCAACTCGCGCGACACCCTTTGTTACTCGAAGATCTCGCCACCAACCTAAATGCCATGTATCGCGCAGTTGATAAGCTCGGTATGAGTAAAAACGTGACCACGTTTACGATGTCTGACTTTGGTCGACGAATGACCAATAATGGTAACGGTACCGATCACGGCTGGGGCGGTCATCAGTTATTGATAGGTGGTGCGGTAAATGGCAGTGCGCCGATCGGTACGTGGCCAGAGTTAACACTTGGAGGGCAAGATGATTACTCAAAAGGTCGATTGATTCCGGCTATTGCCGCAGACCAAGTTGGCTCAACTCTCTCACAGTGGATGGGCGTGAGTGACAATGCCGCATTGGAATACGTATTCCCGAACATCCGTAATTTCACCACATCTAACCTTGGCTTTATGGCTTAA